The Microbacterium schleiferi genome contains the following window.
GTCGTTCCGGCAGGGCGCCCATTTCCTCACGCAGCTGACGATGCTGCGGTTCGGCAAGATGTCGATGTTCGCCGTCATCGGCGGCCTGGGCGCGGTGGCCAACATCGCGATCGTCTGGCTGCTCACGCGGTGGGGCGTCGGCGACATCCCCGCGATGATCGTCGCGGCCGAAACCACGATCATCGCCAACTTCCTGCTGCAGGAACGGTTCGTCTTCCAGGATGTGAAGGCCGAGGCATCCGGCGTGTGGGAGCGTTTCGCGAAGTCGTTCGGCTTCAACAACGCCGAGGCGCTGTTGCGAATCCCGCTTACGGCGCTCCTGATCTCGACGTGGCATATCTCGGTGGTCATCGCGACCACGATCACGCTCGCCCTCGCGTTCGTCGCGCGGTTCCTCTTCCACGCGCTCGTGGTCTACGCACCCTCGCGCAGCCGCCGCAAGGGGGTCAAGACGCGCACGCGCGAGGTTCTGGAGGAGCTCGACGACCAGGTCATGGCCCCCGGCGAGCTCTGAGCCGACCCGCTCAGCACTCGGCCGACGACGGCGAAAGGCTCAGCCGATCTGCCCGGAGGCTCAGCCGATCTGCCCGGAGGCTCAGCCGATCTGCGCCGCCAGGTTTCCGACCGTCATCCCATAGTTCATGCGGATGACGGGGAGCGCGAGCTTGTCGCTCCCGATGTGCACGTACCCGTAATCGATCGTGCGAGCCAGTTCGAACCCGGCGGCAGCCACGCCGGCCTTGGCGGTGTCGTTGTAGTGGCCGAAGGGGTAGGCGATGACCTCTTTCGCCCCGATGTAGGCAGCCGAGGCCTCGAGGTCGGCGGCGATGACATCGGCGGGCTCGTTGACCATGCGGCCCTGACCGTCGGCGCCCGCGCGATGCATGTCTTCGGTGTGGGATCGGACGATCACGTAGGGCGACGGATGGAGCTCCCGCCGGTCACGGGTGATCATGAACGAGGTCGCCAGCACGTGGTGAGCATCGACCACGGGCACGGCCAGCTGGTACCAGGTGTCGTCGGCGTCGTCATCCGTCACGATCACGGAGTGGTTCGGCAGGAAGAGCCGACCGTCGATGAACGCGCTCAGCTCGTCCCAGGTCGGCAGGTAGAAACCCTGGTCGGCGATGTACGCCATCTGCTGCTCGAAGTCGCCGATGTACGCATAATTCAGGCGGAGCCAGCCGGACTCACCCTCGGGATTCGAGGTGAACTGGTGGTACATGAGGATGGGGATCTGAGCGTCCTCGGCGGCGTTGGCCTCGGGTGTCGTCCACGCGCCGTACAGGGTGCGCTCGCGCTCATCGCAGGCGACGAGCTCCGAGCCGTTGACGCGGTCCGCGATATCGAGGCTGTCCGCGCCGGTGGGTGAGGCGTACCATCCCGCGAAGACGGCCCTTCGCGCGCCGGAATCGGAAGCCCCGCGAACAGCTGACCCTCGTGCTGCAGCATGGGTGCCACATCCAGCTCGGCACCTTCGAACGAGATCGCGCACGTGGTCGAGTCGCCGCTGTCGATGAGCATCTGTTGGGTCGTGCTCAGCGGCGGGGGCGTTGCCGGCTGGGTAGGCGTTGCCGGGGCTGGTGCTGCCGACGCGCCCGGATCTGTCAGGCTGAGGGATGCGACGGCTCCGACAATCAGCGCCACCAGGGCAACGGCAATCAGCGCCGCCCACACGATCAGACCGCGTCGCGGACGCGCGTGTGCGGGCGCATGACGCACCGGCTCAGCAGTCCCCTGCCCGCTCATTCGCTACCCCAGTCAGACCCGCGGCCCGTGCCGCGTACGGCGCGGCGTCCGACGCGCACCATCACGCGCGATAGGAGGATTGTATTCGTGAATGATGTCCCTACCATCGATGTCGTGGCCGCCGTGGTCACGGACGGCGACGAGATCCTCGTGTGCCGTCGCGGGCCGCACATCGGTCAGGCAGGCCGGTGGGAGTTTCCCGGGGGCAAGGTCGAACCGGGCGAAGACCCGGTGGATGCCCTCATCCGTGAGGTGCGGGAAGAGCTCGGGGTCGGCATCCGTGTCACGGGTCATCTCTCCACCGACGACACCCACGTCGGTGA
Protein-coding sequences here:
- a CDS encoding polysaccharide deacetylase family protein translates to MRDLVRRCRAGCGTHAAARGSAVRGASDSGARRAVFAGWYASPTGADSLDIADRVNGSELVACDERERTLYGAWTTPEANAAEDAQIPILMYHQFTSNPEGESGWLRLNYAYIGDFEQQMAYIADQGFYLPTWDELSAFIDGRLFLPNHSVIVTDDDADDTWYQLAVPVVDAHHVLATSFMITRDRRELHPSPYVIVRSHTEDMHRAGADGQGRMVNEPADVIAADLEASAAYIGAKEVIAYPFGHYNDTAKAGVAAAGFELARTIDYGYVHIGSDKLALPVIRMNYGMTVGNLAAQIG
- a CDS encoding (deoxy)nucleoside triphosphate pyrophosphohydrolase, producing the protein MNDVPTIDVVAAVVTDGDEILVCRRGPHIGQAGRWEFPGGKVEPGEDPVDALIREVREELGVGIRVTGHLSTDDTHVGDRIIRLACYRAELTAERPTDSTDHDELRWVSRGALDQFWWAEPDLPAVRILTAE